GATATACTACTTGGTGTTGATCTATCGCATAAAATTCCCAATAGTTTAAGAGGCGTCACATTTGCAAGGCACTTTATCGAAAGTGAGTTTTCTCGAGTTTGCAAGACAACATGGCCAGAAGAAATAAGATATTTGATGATGAAGTTGGGTTGGGTGTGTCATTCTATATCAACTATGTGGCTGTCCTAATCTGATCCATGTGATCAGATTAATTCTTTATGCGCAGGTCATCTAACCGATCCACACATCAGTATTTGCTGACTCTGGACAACATGAAGATCTGAGGCAATTTCCTTTCCTCCAGCAGTTTTTTACCGGTGTCTGTACTTCTCATTGATGATTCTAGCTCACACAAAGAACAGGTTAAGCTCAGACGTACCAGGATGGGCAGGGAAGAGGGTGTAACCAGTGGAAATGGACTTAAGAGGATTATTGTGGTCGTTAGTTCCCTGCCGGTCTCATTAAGGATGACCAGCAATGCCGGTGTGAGAGCACAAATCGTCAGGAACAATCGAGTCACAACCAAAGtagagttttttatttattatttttttgacactgcaatgaaataaattaattgcaaCATTCCACGATGACCTGCTGTGGATTGTTACCTACTGGGAGCACATGGTGATCCGTTTGAAGGCAGTGCGCTTGTACCAAAGAACAGTTTCCTGACCAGGACGTTGGCAGGCAGCCTACTGAGGGACATGAGGACGAGACCTGCTGGGATTGGGAATGTCCATGCTGACTGGATGGGTGCGCTTCCCTCCATACTCAGTGCCATGCCTCTCAAGTATCTTGCTGTGCCAGGTGAGCAGGAAGAATTGGGGATAGAACAGGAGAGAACAGATGGAAAATTTGACAATAGGGTGGAAAGGAATGTAATTATCGCTCTGTGTATTTTGACTGAATGATGTGAAGAAGAGTTGATCTCTTAGTCCATTCAGGGTAGGCAATTGTGGACCAATTATCCAGAAAAACCAAACTCTCCAAGTCAAGTATTCCCCCCCCCCGAGTTTTATTGCTTTCATCTTGTTTTATCTGCCTTGTCTGCTCCTCAGTTTCCATACAGATGCAATTTTTCCTCTCTTCGTCATGCACGTTTCATTAGCAGCAACATGTTTCATCCTTTGTTCCAGGTTCTCATGACTCCTTCACCTTCTGGGTGGATGTGCATGCCCCTGTGGGCCCTGATCAGAAGTTTTATGTAAAGTACCTAGCCACCATGTTCAGCGTGCTAGCCAAGAAAGTCATGGTGAAGTGGTCAATGACACAGGTACCAATctcaaaatacagaaaagttaCAATTTTGAAGATTTGTTCTTCCATGTACGGATTTGCAGCCTCTTCTAAAATATTCTGTGATCTGTATTCCCAGAACCTGACATTCAGGGAGCAATTAGATGCAGGAATTCGTTACTTCGATCTCAGGGTGTCTTCTAAACCAGGTGAGCCTGGAAATGAGATCTACTTCATCCATGGCCTCTTTGGACACAAGGtgagtaaagaaagaaaaaaaaacccacccacAATCGCGTCGAGTCACACTacttaatatattatttcaaatatgtttCTGTTGAAAACAATAGATAAGTGTTTAACTATTTTTCAGCTTATTGTAACAGTTTGTCTTTTGGGGGTTTGTTTCTGCAAGAGTAATGGTATTCTTGCAGTATTGTGTGTCACTAAGTAGGGCATGGAGATGACCCAGAGTAGGGATCAAAGGGCGTGCTTAGCTGTAAACATTCTTTGTCTGAAATGGGTCATTCCAACTGTTCCCTATACAAATcatcattattgttatttattcataatgTAGCACATCATCAATTTTACTCCCCCCCACCATGTATGATGGAGGCACCAGCTTgttaacacaaataaatgtattcatcaCCTGTCAGCAAGTACGGTACACTGagcatcatttttcattttgagtaaGAAAGGGAGGTTTAAATCGCTGCGACTGTGTCATGGTCATTGCTGCCAGAAAGGCTGTAATGATGATCAACATAGACTTTTACTCGTAAACATTTCTCCAGTGAAAAAAGGATGgctagaaaataataataataataataataataataataataataataataataataataataataataataataattgagcAGCATTTAAGTGGACAAAATGTCTTGTTGATCTCAGTGGTGAGAATTAACTGACGGGGCCTGAGATGAAACTGTGTGCAACAGAACCTGCactgatttctcaaacatggcAACTTCCTTGTTCTCTAAAGCCTTTACACGGTATCTTTGCAGTTTACGTTGTCTGTGTGTAAGTGTTTTATGTGAGCAAACTTTaacatgtgtttgttttccatgtAACTTTGCCGTTGCTGTCGTCTGTCAatgagtttatttgtataatacatttcagcaagaaggcAGTTTAAAGCGCTTAAGatcataaaaacactaaaataaaaagtcattaaaatcgCATGCAGTTGCGAAATTGAGAAATCAGTAACATTTTGTTGAGGGgcatcatcaaaataatcaatacatatcaaatatattGGTTAATGTTAACCAGCTGGGGGGGTTTTTTAGCCCTGATTTAAAGAATCTCtgtgttttagctgtttttcaattttctggaagtttgttccatatttgtggtggttctggttctggggatgcagagcagaccagaactaGAACACCTGAGAGTTCTGGAAGGctgataaaacaacaacatatctttaatgtattgtgatgCTAAGCCATTCAATAATTTATAAGCTaacaacagcattttaaagtctGATCTCTGAGCTTGGCTAGGTCTCCCttgtaaaagatttaaaactgtGACCAAACAAAAAGCAGCATTTCTTCATACCTGCATTAGCAACAGACCTTTTGTTCCATCCATCAACTCATCATTGGCTTGTCTTCAATCTGACTGTAAAGGTGAGAGACGGCCTGTTGGAAATTAACTCTTTCTTGAGCAGACACAAGAAAGAGGTAAGAATCATTCTTAATagtattattagtagtagtagtagtatttaATACTTCTCAGTATCTTTTTTATAACACAGATAAATGTTTAGATGAATTGTTGATTCCATTCTGGATTAAGGTCGTGCTTTTGGACTTCAATCATTACTACGCCATGGATGAAGATCACCATGTGTACCTCATCCGTATGCTACAGGAAGTGTTTGGCAGCAAGTTGTGCAGCGACTGTGCAGTGGAGAACATTACTCTGAACTACCTGTGGGAGAAGAAATATCAGGTGAGATCCGAACACTGCAGCAGAACTTTTCATctggatgttttatttgttttttgctttctttgccCCCCCTCCAGTCAATTTCTACAACAGCTTTATTCCTTTTAAAGCAGTAAATGCATATAAAGTGCATTTTCTGCATCTATAAGAGAACCAACATGTGAGTGTGCGTGTGGTGGAGAGATCAATGAATGTCAGGTAATCCCAGCTGCCTTTGACATTTCTAAGAAGGAATCAGAGGTGGGTGTCATCCCATTAACACTTGTTCTGTCTTGCAACTGTACTTTCCCTTTTCCCCAACGTTAACTTTAAGCGCAGTCGTTTCTGTTTGACTTCACTACTGACTTACAAAATCTACAAAATCTTTTCACCAAACTCTCTTAGACAAGCTAtatcttttgcttttattatttaacgTGCATTGttccttttgggttttttgttttgttttgttttttcctcattgtAAATGTTAAACACAATTATACgcatgtaaataaatatgacaGACTGGCAACCATTTCTGAGAAACCCCACATTTCTGTGGCTGCTACTACTGAGCGTGTCCAGAGCTCTATCAGATGAAAATAGCCTACTATCATTACTTGTCCTGTGACCCTAATCTTTTGCTGACTTAGCCTACTTGGCAGAGGTACCAGCGATAGTGCAGGAGACAAGAAAAGGAGAGGATGAGTAAACGTAGAGCTGTGCTTTAAGTACCTGAAGGGGGCAGCATTTCTCTTTGTTATGCTTGTCAAATTCTGGACACTTTTAGTTTTCtgtatctctctttttttcacaaCTGCTTCCGATGAACGTCTCATGATTAAATCCtaagaaaaatgtacatatcGTAGAGTAGGAAATGCTAGTAATGCTTAAACAATAGAAGTGGGGTTCATTCTTTAAGACACACAAAGGAAAGGTAGGACTGAATTCAGGCATCTCACATGAGAATTGTAAACTAATATATTAAGgtacaaatatcttattaaTTATTTCGCCCCTTTACAGGTCATTGTGTTCTACCATCATCCTTCAGCACAAGGTATCCCTGTAATGTGGCCTGGCAATAAAATCCCTGCTCCTTGGGCAAACACCACTGAGCCCAACAAGCTTATACAGGTAAGACAACAACAGCATTTCTTCTGTTGATTCTTCGCCCTCACATTAGGATAACATCACTATGCATACACAgcaggtacaaaaaaaaaacaaacaaaaaaaatgttttgtaaaataaaacgtAAAGATATCAACCTGAAAGTAGAAAACGGAAAATCACTCATACAGGAGAATAAGACCCATACGCTCACAAACAAGTCTGCCAGGGAAAATGGTTAAATGAGAGTAAAGGTTATGTTTAGAAATGagaagtcaaagtccagacctaatcTAAAGAGATGATGTACTTGAACCTGAGATGAGAGGCACTGATAATATTGGATTGTCCACAGTTAATGAGCAATGACGAAACGTCTCTGGAGTTAAATCTATGTTCCAAATGTCAAATCTAAGAACGAAATCACCTTTTGCCACTCTCTGGGTTAACATGACAATCAGAACAATTTACTCTGTCTTTTCTATTTTGTCACCCAACTACAATGTTTTCTTCCCCTGCTGCATGCCTTCATGTCTCAGACACATTGTTTCTCTGCTTACCTAAAATAAGCCTTTGTGGACAATGTTTGCAGCTCATCCTTGCGTAACCGTGCAAACAAAATTTGTgtgctcattttctttttcaataagtttttttttctcccccttttaTTTAACTTTCTCTTAGTTTCTGGAAACCAcattgaaagaaagaaacaaacagggATCCTTCCATGTCACCCAGGCTATCCTCACTCCTACAGCCAACACTGTAGCAAAAGGTTTGGTGTGGGGGCTGCGTGAATACCTGGTAGAAAGGTAAGTACCAAACTACATAAAttagttactttttaaaaaaaaatcttgtacaTCATGCTATGTGCACACATTGTCGCTTACGATCAAAATGCAAGGTGCAGATGTTCTCATTTGCACGTCATGCCTCAGATATATCTCAGTTTTTTCTAGAGAAACCTTATATGGTTGCACTCACTCTCCAGGGATTGACTTCCTCTAGCCTTCAAGAAAGCTCAAAATGAAGCCGAAATCCTGACACAGAGAAAATACTCTTCATACCTTCAGATAAGAAAAATATGGGACCAGCACATTATGTTGCGGCATATCATCCCCGATGGACTGGAAGGAAACGGGAGGTGGTCTACTTTTGCACTTCTCGGGAAGTACAATTGCGTACCACAAGCAGATAAACACATTAGCTTCCAGGTTTTGTTCTGTTAGGCTCTGACGGGGGACATATATTTGGGTGTTTAAAGTGATACAGCCACATTAGGTCTGTCTCTGAATTTGTTGTGCCTGGTAGGAGTGAAAAAAGAAGGAATGCAGAGGAGTGACTCCAAGGCAAGAGTGTGGGAGTTGCAGCTAGCTTATTTTCTTTAGATACGTTTTCTCCCACATTATCCTATATTTCAGAACACCAACAGCAGGCTCAAAAAAAGTTAGAAGGCCAATACAAAAAGCTGACCAAATTGGAGTTTGACAGTATATATTGCAACAGTTTCTACAAGTGTAACCAACCAGAATGaggaaattaacttttaatttcctttaaagGAAACCAAAGGTTTATCTAAAGCTATCTTCTGTTCCATACCTGCTTCAAATAAAGCATGTTTGGAATACAAGATAGTTCTAACTTTGTTGTCTCTAATAGTCTGTCTACTTTCATCAATCTAGAAACCTGCCAACCATAATGTCTTGGGTTCAGAGTCAACGGCCAGGAGTGGATGGAGTCAACATCATCACTTCAGACTTTGTGGAGCTCACTGACTTTGCCAACAGTTGTGATTAAACTCAACAACCTACTGCTGTCTGAGTCAGAACGCAAACCCAGATGACACATGCCCCATTTTTGACGAGAGCTCAGATGGTTTGGTTTCATACCTTCTTCCTTGTTTGGATAAAATGGCTTCATTAATACACATGACGTTATTGACTTTCAGGAGGTTTTGTAGCTGGTACGCAGGCAGCTTTTCTGCTGCCTGGAAAGCTTCAGTTTCTAATTCAACGACTCAAGTTAAATGCCAGGGATTGCAGAAATTTGTAAGCCTTTAAATATTCCTGGAACACTTCGATTTTACTTGCAGACAAT
This portion of the Xiphophorus hellerii strain 12219 chromosome 21, Xiphophorus_hellerii-4.1, whole genome shotgun sequence genome encodes:
- the LOC116712261 gene encoding LOW QUALITY PROTEIN: PI-PLC X domain-containing protein 2-like (The sequence of the model RefSeq protein was modified relative to this genomic sequence to represent the inferred CDS: deleted 1 base in 1 codon) — protein: MRTRPAGIGNVHADWMGALPSILSAMPLKYLAVPGSHDSFTFWVDVHAPVGPDQKFYVKYLATMFSVLAKKVMVKWSMTQNLTFREQLDAGIRYFDLRVSSKPGEPGNEIYFIHGLFGHKVRDGLLEINSFLSRHKKEVVLLDFNHYYAMDEDHHVYLIRMLQEVFGSKLCSDCAVENITLNYLWEKKYQVIVFYHHPSAQGIPVMWPGNKIPAPWANTTEPNKLIQFLETTLKERNKQGSFHVTQAILTPTANTVAKGLVWGLREYLVERNLPTIMSWVQSQRPGVDGVNIITSDFVELTDFANVVIKLNNLLLSESERKPR